Proteins encoded by one window of Salvia splendens isolate huo1 chromosome 14, SspV2, whole genome shotgun sequence:
- the LOC121764261 gene encoding glycine-rich cell wall structural protein-like: MELSPIDSVYLIATIYVHTYMHNIVYSDKMGRVFEEIMNEVYEGWGFGVMLLLVSISVMSMLLFACADGDDNKSTRYTGGRGGGGGEGAAAVAAARRGRGVDAGGGGGGDRDGDGDVGGGAAAPAAAGDVGGCAAAPAATPDVGGGAASAAAAGFGGGGGGGGGGGFGF; encoded by the coding sequence ATGGAATTGTCGCCTATTGACTCAGTTTATCTTATTGCAACTATATATGTACATACATACATGCATAATATTGTGTATAGTGATAAAATGGGAAGAGTTTTTGAAGAGATAATGAATGAAGTGTACGAGGGATGGGGGTTTGGAGTGATGCTTCTACTTGTCTCAATTTCAGTCATGTCTATGCTCTTGTTTGCTTGTGCCGATGGCGATGACAACAAGAGCACAAGGTATACCGGAggcagaggcggaggcggaggcgaagGCGCAGCCGCAGTCGCAGCCGCACGCAGAGGCAGAGGCGTAGACgcaggcggaggcggaggcggagacAGAGACGGAGACGGAGACGTAGGTGGAGGCGCAGCCGCACCCGCCGCCGCGGGAGACGTAGGTGGATGCGCAGCCGCACCCGCAGCCACACCAGACGTAGGTGGAGGTGCAGCCTCAGCCGCAGCTGCGGGATttggaggaggcggaggcggtggcggtggcggggGATTTGGTTTCTAG